Within the Candidatus Kryptoniota bacterium genome, the region TCCTTCGGGGGCTGTACCAGTTTATAGTGGATATTGAAGCCGTGAGCGAATGCAAGGACCTTTCCGGCAGAAAGATTCGGCGCGATCTCGGTCTCGTACAGCTTCTTCTGTGCCATGTCGGGGGCGAGAATCATTATAAGATCTGCTGCTGCGGACGCGTCGAACGGCGTCATTACCTGAAGTCCTTCAGCTTCAGCTGCCGCTCTTGATTTGCTCCCGGGCTGCAAGCCGACGACTACTTTTACACCGCTGTCGCGGAGGTTCAACGCATGCGCGTGTCCCTGACTGCCGTAGCCGATAATTGCCACAGTTTTTCCCGTGAGTAAAGATAAATCTGCGTCAGCATCGTAGTACACTTTCATTTGTGTTCCTTTGACTTTTGAGATTGTGAATGATTTGACAAGGTGAGGGTTACGGATGAGGGAACAGCAGCAATCAGCTGCCTGTACCGTGAGTTATGTTCTGGATCCCGCTGTCTCATTTCTAAACCTCACCCTCGAATTCTCGCTTCAACGCGACGCGGCCGGTCCGTGCGATTTCTTTGATGCCGAACGGTTCCAGCATTTTTATCATTGCTTCCACTTTCTTCTCGCTCCCGGTGGCCTCTATTGTGATTGACCGCTGACTTATGTCAATGATTTTGGATCGGAAGATTTCCGAAATTTGCATCAGCTCGGAACGGGTGGTTTTGTTCGCTGAGACTTTAATCAGGATCAGCTCACGCTCCATGAAGCTGTCGTAAGTGAGATCCACAACTTTCGTAACGTCGATGAGTTTGTTCAACTGTTTAATGATCTGTTCGATAATGTCGTCGTCGCCTTTCGAGACTATCGTGACACGCGCGGCTGAATCATCTTCGCTTGTTCCGACCGAAATACTGTCGATGTTGTATCCGCGTGCGCTGAACAAGCCCACGATCCTGTTCAACGCGCCGAATTTGTTTTCAACAAGTACGGATATGGTATGTTTCTTCACTTCACGGTCTCCATATGGGAATGTAATTTCTTGAGTTCTTCGACGCTCTTCGGATAATCCATTATCTGGGCGACCGTTCCTCCGCTCGGGATCATCGGGAAGACATTGTCTTCGCTTGTCGTCCTAAAATCTATCAGTACCGGCCTGTCGTTTATCTTCATCGATTCTTCGAGGATCGGGGCAACTTCGGCGGGTTTGTCAGTAACGAACCCGGCGGCTCCGAACGCTTCCGCGAGTTTCGCGAAATCCGGATTGTTCCCGAGCGAAACCTGGCTGTATCGCTTTTTGTAAAACATGTCCTGCCATTGCCTCACCATTCCGAGAAAACCGTTGTTCAGGATCACGATCTTTATCGGGAGCTTGTGACCAACGGCCGTCGCCAGCTCCTGGATGTTCATCTGAATTCCTCCGTCCCCGTTTATGCTGAAGACGGGTCTGTCTTTTACTCCGAACGCCGCACCTATGGAAGCAGGGAAGGAGAACCCCATCGTGCCCAGGCCGCCTGACGTAATGTTCGATCTCGGGTTCTTGAACCTGTAGAACTGTGCCGTCCACATCTGGTTCTGTCCGACATCTGAAGTCACTACCGCTTCGCCATGGGTCACTTCATAGATCTTTTCAATTACATACTGTGCCCGAATCCTATCGCCGTCTTCATACCTTAGCGGATGTTCATTCTTCCACGTACGTATCTGTTCGAGCCACTCCTTAGTGTCAAGCGGCTTCACCAGAGGAATCAACCTCTCGAGCACATGGCGGACATCGCCGACGATCGGCACATCGACCTTGACGTTCTTGCTAATCGCCGATGGGTCGATATCGATGTGAACTTTCCTGGATTTCGGAGAGAAGGACGCAGGATTGCCGGTGACGCGGTCATCGAATCTGGAACCGATCGCCACGAGACAATCGCATTGGTCGACGGCGATATTCGAGTACCATGTTCCGTGCATACCGAGCATTCCCATCGAGAGTTCGTCTTCGCCTGGGAATGCTCCGAGTCCCATCAGCGTCATGGTAACCGGCGCGTTCAGTTTCTTCGCGAGATTAACAATTTCCTTGGAGGCGTTCGAAGCAATGGCGCCCCCACCGACATACAGGACCGGTTTTTTCGATGCGTTAATGATCTCAACCGCCTTGTTTATTTGCCCCATGTGCCCGAAGTAGAACGGGTGGTAACCTCTCAACTTAACTTCTTTAGGATACGAAAATGCCGTTCGTGACGCCATCACGTCTTTCGGCATGTCGACAACAACGGGACCCGGTCTGCCGGTCGCAGCAATATGGAACGCGGCCCGGATCGTCCATGCAAGTTCACGAACGTCCTTCACCAGGAAATTATGTTTCGTGATAGATCTTGTTATCCCGATTATATCGGCTTCCTGGAACGCATCGTTGCCAATCAAATGAGTCGCGACCTGGCCGGTGAACACAACGATCGGTACGGAATCCATATACGCGTCGGCAATCCCTGTCACCGTGTTCGTGGCGCCGGGGCCCGACGTTACCACAACTACTCCCACTTTGCCGGTAGCCTTCGCATATCCCTCGGCCGCATGTACTGCTCCCTGTTCATGTCTTGTCAAAATGTGCTTGATGTCAGACATGTCGTGCATTGCATCGTAGACACCGATCACGGCGCCTCCCGGATATCCGAAAATGTATTCGACCTTTTCCTCCATCAAGGCTTTTACAAAAATCTCGGCGCCTGTAATTTCGTTCGTGCTCATATTTCATGTCTCCGTTTCTTCTATAGGTTGTCTGATTCGGTCACATGTCCACCCGCTTCAGTCTTACAGCTTTTTAAATGAACAAATCCAAAGACCTCAATACGCGCCCGGCACAGTACTGAGCTTCAGGTTATTCCCGCTTCGTCGATTTTGGATTTTAGTTCAGGTTTGCTTCTGGGGAATAACCTTCGGCTATTTAGCTAATAATGCCGAGTAGGATATTCCCCTCGCTAAGGAGGAGGAGAATAAGGATGGAAATAATGGAAATGAGGCCACGAAGATAAGAACCGACAACACTTTCGGACAGCGGGTAAGCCGTTCCCGCTACTAATGACTCATATGTAGTGCTATTGGTTATCATCTTTCCTTAATAGAGTATAAGAAATGGTGTAGCCGTTGTCAATAGTTTCATCGGAATTATTTTGTTAAACCTGCATTAAGTTAAGGGAGTTATCTTCTGCCGGATTGATCATCCCGATCAGTTCTTGATCAAAGATCTAGATAATACGTCCCGGTGGCTGAAATGGCGGATTGTTTATTAGCGGCGTCAGCGATAAATTTTTTTGCGAGTCGGACGAAATAGTCGAAGAGAGGAGTCAAAATGCCCGGGGAAAAGCATAGAATACTATGGGTAGACGATGAAATCGAGCTTTTGAAGCCGCATGTCATCTTCCTGAAGGACAAAGGTTTCCAGGTGGATACAGCTACAAACGGACAGGATGCAATCGAACTCGTTCGCCAGAACTTCCGCGACCAAAACTACGATCTCATTCTGCTTGACGAAATGATGGCCGGAATGGGCGGTCTGAAAACACTTGAGGCGATCAAAGGAATTGCTCCTGAAATACCTGTCGTCATGATTACGAAGAATGAAGCCGAGTCTCTTATGGAAGAGGCGATCGGACAGAAGATAACCGATTATCTTACGAAGCCCGTGAACCCCAGTCAGATTCTTCTTACGGCAAAACGAATCATCGACGGTCACAGGATCACCGGTGAGCGCGTATCGCGTGATTATGTTACTGACTTCCGTGATATTTCGAGCCAGCTCGATAGTGAACTCACCTATAAAGAATGGGTGGAGATTCACCAGAAGCTGACTTACTGGGAGCTCGAGATCGACGAGCATCCTGAGACCGGCTTGAAGGACCCGCTGACAGACCAAAGGCGAGCAGCGAACGCCGCGTTCGGGAAATACATCGAAAGCGTTTACAAGAATTGGGTCAATTCGAAATCCGAGAAGCCGAAACTCTCGCATGAGGTATTCGAAACCTACGTAATGCCGAAGATGACTCCTGGAAAACCGGTTGTGATGATCGTAATCGACTGCATGCGGCTCGACCAGTGGCTGATCATGGAAGATTACCTGCGAGACGATTTCGCCATCAACAAAGAATTCTATTATTCGATATTGCCCACGGCGACTCCCTATTCGCGCAACGCGATCTTCAGCGGGCTTCTTCCTCTTGAAATGGAAAAGCGGTTCCCTGAAATCTGGGACAAAGGAAATTCAGACGACGACTCGAGCAGGAACAGGTATGAAAAGGAATTGTTGACCGATCTGCTTCAGCGGAAGAGAATTCGAGTGGAACCGAAATATATCAAGATCATCGATCCTGATTTCGGAAAGAATATCGTATCGAATATTTCCAGCTTTGTCAGATTACCTCTGACCACGATAGTCGTAAATTTCGTAGACATACTGGCTCATTCGCGTTCCGACTCGGACATTTTGAAGGAGATTGCGCCCGACGAAAGTGCGTACAGGTCGCTGACGAAATCGTGGTTCCAGCATTCATATCTCCTCGATCTGTTCAAAGCGCTGGCCGAGACAAATGCGACTGTAGTGGTCACAACCGATCATGGGAGTGTGAGGAGCCTCAGGGGCTCCAAGGTTCTTGGTGACAGAGAGGCGTCAACGAATCTCCGCTACAAATTTGGACGGAACCTAAAATGCGACGACAGGCAGGCGATATTCGTGAAGAACCCGGAGGATTACATGCTCCCGAGGCGCGGTGTGACGATCAATTACATTATCGCCAAAGAGGATTTTTATTTTGTTTATCCCACGGAGTATCATAAGTACCTGGAGCAATATCACGACAGCTTCCAGCATGGGGGGATCTCTCTTGAGGAGATGATTCTGCCGGTAATTTTCCTGGACCCAAGGTAAGAGCCCGAATAAGATGGAAATCCACATCTCAAAAGCTGAAAGCGAAACGATTGCACTTGGCAAGAAGTTCGCCGGTCAGTTGAAGGAAGGGGGATTCGTTGCGTTATACGGCGAGCTCGGCGCAGGCAAGACTCAATTTGTCAAAGGTGTCTGCGAGGCGCTCAAAGTGACGGAAGTCGTAAACAGCCCGACCTTTACCATAGTGAACGAGTATCATGGTACGATGCCGGTATTTCACATCGACCTGTACCGGCTAAGCAATGTGGACGAGATTTTAGGAATTGGATTTGACGAATACCTCGAGGCCGGCGGGATTTGTCTCGTGGAGTGGGCGGAGAAGCTCGACGGTATCATACCGGGCAGGAGATTCGACGTGAAGTTGGCGGTGGTGGATGAGTCGACCCGCGAAATTTCAATAGCATCTCTAAACGAAGGCGAATGAGTACGAACAGGATACTGGCGCTCGAGACAGCGACCAAGATTTGCTCCGTCGCAGTTTCTGAGAACGGCGTGGTCGCGGGAGAGTTTTCGATATACGTTCCGCACGCACATGTCGAACGGCTCGTGTCAGTGATCAATGATCTGCTGAAGAATCTTCGCTTGAAGTACAGCGATCTGGATGCGATCGCAGTCTCGAATGGTCCCGGCAGCTTCACCGGTCTCAGGATCGGGCTCAGCGTCGCTAAAGGAATAGCCTTTGCGGAAGACAAGCGGATCATCGCAGTTCCGACGCTTGATGCGCTGGCTTTGCGCGCCCGTATACTGGTTGATAGGAAGACCGTTGTCCCGGTACTTCACGCCAGAGGAAGGGAATTTTATTATTGCAGATATAAATTCGTAAATTCATTTCCGGAGAGGTCGGGCGATTATAAAGTCTCTGGTCCAGCGGGAATCGCCGAGGAATTTGACTCCGAAACGATTTTCGTCGGCGAAGGCGTGGCCGAACTTGTCAAGGAGGATTGCATAAACGTGAAATTCGGTGAGCGCTCATTCTGCGAATTGACCGCCTCGGCTGTGGAGGTGGGCATGGCGGCCCAGGAGAAGTTCGACAGGCAGGAGTTTTCAGACCTTAGAACATTGGTGCCGATGTATGTCAAGGACTTCGTGACCGTTAAAGGCAATCCCTTAAAAAAAATCATGGAGAGAATCTGATGTCCTGGTTCAAACGGTCTAAACAGAACATTGTCTCCGGCGAAAAAAAAGATTTGCCGGAAGGCTCATGGGTGAAATGCGAAAAGTGCGGAGAGGTACTTCACAAATCGCAGCTACAGGACAATCTCTGGACATGCAACAAGTGCAATTACCATTTCAGGATCGGGAGCAAAGAGTATATTCAGCTCCTTCTCGACAAGAAAAGCTTCAAAGAGACAGACAGGGCACTGAAGTCGAACGATCCTCTGAAGTTCACGGATACAAAGTCGTACAAAGTTAGAGTTGCCGAAGCTCAGAAGAAGACCGGACTTGTCGATGCAATAAGGACGGGAACCGGAGAGATAAATGGGCACAAGGTCGTGTTCGGCTGTATGGACTTCCAGTTCATCGGCGGTAGCATGGGCTCTGTAGTCGGTGAAAAAGTTGCACGTTCCGTCGATCGCGCGGTCAAGCTCAAGCGACCATTGATTTTGATTTCTCAAAGCGGCGGGGCGAGAATGATGGAAGCAGCGATTTCTCTCATGCAGCTGGCCAAGACGAGCGCTCGTCTGACGAGATTACATAAGGCCGGACTTCCGTACATTTCGATCATGGTCGATCCGACCACGGGAGGAGTGACCGCGAGCTTTGCCATGCTGGGCGACTTCAATATCGCGGAACCCGGAGCACTCATCGGGTTTGCTGGTCCGCGAGTGATTAAGCAAGCAGTGGGTAAAGACCTTCCGGAAGGATTCCAAAGATCCGAATTCCTTCTCGACAAGGGATTTGTCGACTTTATCGCGCATAGAAAAGAACTTAAGGGCAAAGTAACACAGCTGTTAGATCTCCTGGAATCGTAATCCGCAATGACCATCAGGATTGTCGGAGTGCCGATGGATCTCGGCGCAGGGAGGCGCGGGGTCGATATGGGTCCGTCCGCGCTGAGGATTGCCGGTATCGCCGAGAGGCTCCGTGAAATCGGGCACACCGTATTCGACGACGGCGATATTCCGGTAAAGGTTCCTGAAAGCGCGGAGATCGACAACCCGAAGTTGAAGTACCTCCCCGAAATTGTCCGAGTATCGACAATACTCGCCCACAAGATCGGGACAATCATGGAGCAAAAGGAATTCCCGCTGGTGCTCGGCGGGGACCACTCGATCGCGATGGGAACAATTTCGGGGTTATCAGGCTTCGCGCGGAAGAACGGCTTGAGGTTCGGAGTCATCTGGATCGATGCTCACGCGGACATGAATACGAATGAGACAAGCCCTTCCGGAAATATCCACGGGATGCCCTTCGCTGCAGTCCTTGGCGAAGGCGTCAAGGAGCTGACGACGATAGGCGGCGACTTCAGGAAGGTCGACCCGAAAAACGCCGTTCTGATAGGTGTTAGAAATATAGACCGTGCGGAGAAGGAGATAATGAAGCGCACCGGAATAAAGTATTACACCATGGCTGACATTGATAAATACGGTGCTCACAGGATAATCGGACGGGCACTGAAAGAATTCAAGGAGAATGTCGACCTGCTTCACGTTAGTTTTGATATCGATTCCGTTGACCCATCCGTAGCAGCAGGAGTCGGAACACCGTCGCCCGGTGGATTAAGCTACAGAGAAACTCACCTCATAATGGAAACGATAGCAGATTGCGAGTGCATGAGCTCGCTCGAAGTCACCGAAGTTAACCCGATATTCGACGTGAGGAACGAATCCGCTGAGTTCGCCACCGCGGTTGTCGCATCCGCGCTCGGGAAAAAAATCATTTGAGAATAGATGAAGACAATAACTTCTATCGCTGAAATGCAATCGATTGCGGGAGAACTCCGCGTCGGTGGAAAAAGGATCGGACTCGTTCCGACTATGGGATACCTCCACGAGGGACATCTAAGCCTTTTGGATGAAGCGCAGAAACAGTCGGATGTCGTTGTCATGTCCATATACGTAAACCCGACGCAGTTCGGGAGAGGCGAGGACTTCGAGAGGTACCCTCGCGATCTGGAGCGTGACGAGAAAATGGCTGCTGCACGTGGCGTCGAATATTTGTTCGAGCCGGTCGACAGGGAAATGTACCCGGAAGGCTTTCTTACGTTTGTCGAACTCGACAAGGTCTCTCATCTTTTTGAAGGAGAATTCAGACCGGGACACTTCAGAGGAGTTGCTACGATTGTTACGAAGCTCTTCAATATCATCAGGCCGCATGTTGCTGTTTTCGGACAAAAGGATGCTCAACAGGTGTTCATCATCCAAAAACTAGTCAGCGATTTGGATTTCGACGTCCGTATCCGCGTCGCCCCGATTGTTCGTGATCCCGACGGTCTCGCCATGAGCTCGCGAAATGTCTACCTTTCCGAATCGGAGCGCGCTCAGGCGTCGGTGATTTACAGATCGCTGAAGCTTGCCGAGAGGATCCTCAAAGAAGGTGATACGGACCTCGTTCATGTGAGGTCAGAGATGATAAGGCTTATTGACAGCGTTTCCGATGCGAAGATCGACTACGTGAGTTTTGTGAACACATCGACTTTCGATCGTGTAGAGTCGACCGATGGACTCGAGAAGGCGCAAGCGATACTGGCGGTCAGGTTTGGAAAGACGAGGCTGATAGACAATATGCTTTACGACCTGGGGCACTAATGGGCATGGTCTCTGTCTCTAATTTGAGCTACGGCTGCTGAGATGAAGCTGAACGAACTCGCCGGATTGGCTAACAAGCTTCCACAAAATCCCGGTCTCAACGCGAGTGGAGAGTACTTTGTCTCAGTGGTCGTCCTTCTTTTGGTTCCGATCGATGGGGAGTACCACATCCTTTTCGAGAAGAGAGCACCTTCGATCAGGCAAGGGGGGGAGATTTCGCTGCCGGGCGGAGAGTTCGATGAGAGCGACGGGACTCTTGAAATGGCTGCGCTGAGGGAGGTCGAAGAGGAAGTGGGGATTCCAAGAAGCAAGATCAAGATTATTGGAAGGCTCGATTCGGTAATCGTGCCGCTAGGAGTCATGGTAAATGTATTTGTAGGAGTGTCCGACGTTTCAGAAAGTGAAATCACTGCAAACCCAAAGGAAGTCGAAAAGGCTTTTCTCATCCCCGTGTCGCACTTTCAGCACAACCAGCCGGAGACTTATGAATTGATGACCAGAATTTATCCTTCATTCACAGACGCCAAGACCAACGACGAGGTCGTCCTTCTTCCGTCGAAGGAACTCGGGCTGCCCGAACGGTATTGGAAGTCGTGGGGTGGAGCAAGGCACAAAGTCTATGTGTTCAAAACCTCGGAGGGCACAATCTGGGGAATTACGGCAAGGATCATTATTGATTTCATAAAAAGGATGAGATGAAGACGCTACTATCGAAAAGGCTGATGGATTGATAACATGTCAGTGCGGCAGAGAGATAACGAAGCGTCCGAGTAACAGGTTCTGTCTCACGCGATCCGGTTCTAGTGGCCGCAGATGCGTGAGCATTTTGCAATCGGACTGGTCAAACCTATATGAAACGAAACTGGTCGTGCCATGAAAACAAATGAATTATCACCGCCGAAACCCGGGTTACTCCTTTTATGGCTGGGAATTTCACTCATTCTCGTTATCGGCGACTATATCGCCGGGCCATTCATCCAGTTCCCGATTACTTACCTTGTCCCAGTGGCATTAGCATCCTGGTACAATGGGCGCTGGGCAGGAATCACGTTTGCGATTCTGTTCCCACTCGTTCGACTCTACTTTAATGTTGAATTCTGGACAGTTCCATGGTCGGTAGGGGAGGCGAGCGTAAACATGTTCATCAGAGTCCTGGTGCTCTCCTCCTTTGCTGTCGTTGTCGATCGCAGGTCATCTCAAACCCGCATGCTTTCAAAAGAGCTCCGCCTACTCGAGGGATTTCTTCCCGTATGTTCCTACTGCAAGAAGATCAGGGATGAGAAAGAGGAGTGGCAGCCGATGGAGAAGTATATCATGGCACACACAACTGCTATGTTCACCCACGGGATTTGCCCCAGCTGCAGAGAAGAACATTTCGGTGAGATGCTCAAACGCAGCACGTGACGTAGTATATTACTCCCAGCGTAGGTTTGATTGACTTGACAAAGGTGTGAACTCAGATGTTGACTCGCGGATGATCGGATTCGGAAGGTTTCTCTTCTTTCTATTCATTTCGTTAGCACCGGCATTTGCTTTCGCACAGCAGGATTGTTTCGACAGGAGTGACACTTGCAGTTACTCTATATCATCTCTTCCTCATCAGTGCGCCTCTTGCGGTATCGATACCACTCCCTGCGTGGTCAGTGAATTCGATTTGCTCGGTACGGTCGATGGACTCACATTTTACTATACCCTCTGTTCAAGGCAGGAGAGCGGCGTACCTGATTCACTTCAGGACAGTCTTCACATGGGCAAAGGACTTACAATCTCAATCGCACTTTTCGAAGGAATGAAAATCAGCGGAACGGTCAGGAAGGTCTGGGAAATTGGTGCATCCACGCGGGATTTCACCCTGACTGCGCCACAGTTTGTGAAAACCCGACTCGGAACCTTCATCCACGTTTTTATGACTAACGGCAACGGCGGGTGGGACATGGGATTCTATTTCTTGAGACGGTCCGGATCGTGGTACTCAATTGATATTCCAGATTGGTCTCAGCTTTTGAAGTCGTACCTTCCTGACCATTTCACATTGTGTCGCGGGAGCGTAATCGATCTTGACAACATGTCGATCATTCTCCCCTTGTTCAAACCTGGAGACCCGTACTGTTGCCCAACGGGCGGATCAATAAGAGCGCAGCTCGACGTGGTCGACAACAGGTTCATCGTGAAAGCTGCGATCTATGCTCCGACTGCTGTAGACCGTTTACATTGAACTGACACGTAGCCCCGTAAACGTCGATGAGTCACCACCTGACACCGACTATTCCGTGGGAGAGGCGTTTCCGGTCTTTCAAAATGGCCAGCACGTCTTGCGTCCTTGAAACTTTCCTCCGTTCCTTCTAACCTATTGTAGGTATGTTACTAGGGCCCGTTGACGCATTGCTACTAATAAAGCCGGCAATGGACAAGCCCGCCTTGACGAATACCTCAAACCACTCCCACACATAGCGTTTTATCCGTATTCAGTTCCTAAGACATTCTCTTCTCAAAAACATTGAAAGGGATTAATCATGAAACGGACAAGAGTAATAATCCTCGGCGCGGCAGGAAGAGACTTCCACAATTTCAATACGGTATTCAGGGATAATGAGCAGTATGAAGTCGTCGCATTTACCGCGACGCAAATTCCTAATATATCCGGACGCAAGTATCCTGCTGAACTGGCAGGAAAACTTTACCCAAAGGGGATTCTGATTTATCCCGAGGCACAACTTCCCCAGCTCCTTAAAGACAACAACATTGATCAAGTGGTCTTCGCATATTCCGACATCTCGTTTAATTACGTAATGACCAAAGCATCGCAGGTAACCTCACTTGGAGCAGATTTCAAACTTCTTGGCGTGAAGAACACAATGCTGAAGAGCAAAGTACCTGTAATTGCGGTCGTCGCGGTCAGAACTGGTGCGGGGAAGAGCCAAACTTCTCGTCGAGTATGTGACATACTTAGGGCAAAGGGATTGACCGTTGTCGCCGTACGTCATCCCATGCCGTATGGAGATCTGGTTAAACAGAAAGTCCAGAGATATGCCAGCATCGATGACTTAAAGAAATACGAATGCACCATCGAGGAAATGGAGGAGTACGAGCCGCACATTACAAATGGAACAATCATATATGCTGGAGTCGACTATGAGGCAATTCTACGGGAAGCCGAGAAGGAGGCCGACGTAATAGTGTGGGATGGAGGGAACAACGACACCTCATTCTACCGGCCGGACCTGACTATCACGGTAGCAGATCCTCACCGCCCCGGCCATGAGCTTTCGTACTACGCGGGCATGGTAAATACCTTGCTTGCAGATATCGTGGTGATCAACAAGGTCGAATCAGCGACCCGGGAGAATGTGGCAATTGTACGAAATAACGTGTTGAGCGTGAACGCGACGGCCAGAATAATCGAAGCCGCGTCCCCGGTTTCAGTCGAAGATGAGTCGCTCATTCGCGGCAAGAGAGTTCTCGTCGTCGAAGACGGGCCCACCCTGACCCACGGCGGGATGTCATACGGCGCGGGCGTGATTGCCGCTCAAAAGTTCGGCGCGAAAGAGCTCGTTGATCCTCGCAGGTGGGCAGTCGACACAATTTCCGAGACTTTCAAGAAATATCCGAAGACGGGCACCCTTCTGCCCGCAATGGGATACGGTGACAAACAGGTAAAGGACCTGGAAGCCACCATCAATAAGGTGGACTGTGACACAGTAATAATCGGGACCCCGATCGACCTGAGGCGCGTTATCAAAATAAAGAAGCCGTCAGTCAGAGTGAGATATGAACTCGCCGAGATAACAAAGCCTGACCTCAAGGAGGTGTTAGAGGGATTTTTGACGGAGCATAAGTTATCTTAGAAACACATCCTAAAAGGAGAATCGGAATGAAGAAAGATTTCCTGAGTATTGCCGACTGGTCCGGAAAGGATTTGATCGCATTAGTTGAGCTTTCGGAAAAAATGAAAACGAATCCGGGAAAATTCAAGAAAGCCCTCCTGGGGAAATCCGTAGCGCTGATTTTTGAAAAGCAG harbors:
- a CDS encoding CoA pyrophosphatase, which encodes MKLNELAGLANKLPQNPGLNASGEYFVSVVVLLLVPIDGEYHILFEKRAPSIRQGGEISLPGGEFDESDGTLEMAALREVEEEVGIPRSKIKIIGRLDSVIVPLGVMVNVFVGVSDVSESEITANPKEVEKAFLIPVSHFQHNQPETYELMTRIYPSFTDAKTNDEVVLLPSKELGLPERYWKSWGGARHKVYVFKTSEGTIWGITARIIIDFIKRMR
- a CDS encoding cyclic 2,3-diphosphoglycerate synthase; this encodes MKRTRVIILGAAGRDFHNFNTVFRDNEQYEVVAFTATQIPNISGRKYPAELAGKLYPKGILIYPEAQLPQLLKDNNIDQVVFAYSDISFNYVMTKASQVTSLGADFKLLGVKNTMLKSKVPVIAVVAVRTGAGKSQTSRRVCDILRAKGLTVVAVRHPMPYGDLVKQKVQRYASIDDLKKYECTIEEMEEYEPHITNGTIIYAGVDYEAILREAEKEADVIVWDGGNNDTSFYRPDLTITVADPHRPGHELSYYAGMVNTLLADIVVINKVESATRENVAIVRNNVLSVNATARIIEAASPVSVEDESLIRGKRVLVVEDGPTLTHGGMSYGAGVIAAQKFGAKELVDPRRWAVDTISETFKKYPKTGTLLPAMGYGDKQVKDLEATINKVDCDTVIIGTPIDLRRVIKIKKPSVRVRYELAEITKPDLKEVLEGFLTEHKLS